In Panicum virgatum strain AP13 chromosome 4N, P.virgatum_v5, whole genome shotgun sequence, a single window of DNA contains:
- the LOC120671373 gene encoding transmembrane 9 superfamily member 9-like, translated as MAMTHPALLFLVLACAAAATASRGFYLAAATTTAARGFYLPAVAPADFRKNDLLTVEVTQLSSVKTQVPYSYYSLPFCRPDTIVNSAGSLGELLRGDRIESSPYVFEMMEPKLCQVACRIVLSQQGAKDFKEKIDDEYRVNMILDNVPMVIPVRRLDKEEPPFYLQGMHVGAKEWLVGRKDYSYFIHNHLSFLVKYNRDAHTGLTRIVGFEVKPFSVEHELDGDLKGNMTRLETCNPHSGRLVMNSDRPQEIEANKEIIFTYDVNFEESDIKRASRWDTHLKTPDEHWFNIGNSLMTVLFLSVMVALIMLRTLNRDISMYNQLENQEEAQDQEESGWKLLHGDVFRPPVNADLLCVYVGTGVQIFGTLLVTLLIAILGLLSPSNGGGFMTAMLLPWVFMGLFAGYSTARLYKMLGGSEWKKVSIMTALVVPGAVFLILFTLNILLWVEKSSGAVPFTTMFALVFLWLGVSLPLTFIGSFLGFNKPVIDNPVRTNKIPRPIPEQPWYMNPAVSVLIGGILPFGAVFMELFYILTAIWIHQFYYAFGIAFLVFIILIVTCAEISIVLCYFQLCNEDHRWWWRSYLTSGSSALYMFMYTTFYFFTKLQITKATPGMLYFGYMFILSYAFFVLTGTIGFYACLWFTRLIYSSVKID; from the exons ATGGCGATGACGCACCCGGCActcctcttcctcgtcctcgcatgcgccgccgccgccaccgcctctcgGGGGTTCTacctggccgccgccaccaccaccgccgcccgcgggTTCTACCTGcccgccgtcgcccccgccgACTTCCGCAAG AACGACCTGCTCACCGTGGAGGTGACACAGCTGAGCTCCGTCAAGACGCAGGTGCCCTACTCCTACTACTCCCTCCCCTTCTGCAGGCCGGACACCATCGTCAACAGCGCCGGGAGCCTCGGCGAGCTACTCCGCGGCGACCGGATCGAGAGCTCGCCCTACGTG TTCGAAATGATGGAGCCTAAGCTCTGTCAGGTAGCATGCAGGATCGTTCTGAGCCAACAGGGAGCAAAGGATTTCAAGGAGAAAATCGATGACGAGTACCGTGTAAACAT GATTCTTGATAACGTCCCCATGGTCATCCCAGTGAGGAGATTGGATAAAGAGGAGCCTCCATTCTATCTACAAGGCATGCATGTTGGTGCCAAGGAGTGGCTTGTAGGG AGAAAAGATTACAGTTATTTCATCCACAACCACTTATCATTTCTGGTGAAGTATAACAGAGATGCACACACTGGTCTTACTAGGATTGTGGGCTTTGAGGTTAAACCGTTCAG TGTTGAGCATGAACTCGATGGTGATTTGAAGGGAAATATGACACGCCTTGAAACCTGTAATCCGCACTCAGGGCGTCTAGTAATGAACTCTGATAGGCCTCAAGAAATAGAGGCAAACAAAGAGATCATTTTCACCTATGATGTTAACTTTGAG GAAAGTGATATCAAGAGGGCATCACGCTGGGACACTCACCTTAAAACGCCTGACGAGCATTGGTTTAACATTGGGAATTCTCTTATGACAGTCCTCTTCCTCTCTGTGATGGTTGCCTTGATCATGCTCCGGACTCTGAACCGTGACATCTCCATGTACAATCAGCTGGAGAACCAGGAGGAAGCCCAGGACCAGGAGGAGTCTGGGTGGAAGCTTCTCCACGGTGATGTGTTCAGGCCTCCTGTGAATGCTGACCTGCTGTGCGTTTACGTGGGCACAGGTGTACAGATCTTTGGAACGTTGCTTGTCACCTTGCTGATCGCCATCCTGGGGCTCCTATCACCTTCAAACGGTGGAGGGTTCATGACAGCCATGCTCCTGCCCTGGGTCTTCATGGGCCTCTTTGCAGGGTACTCCACTGCACGCCTTTATAAGATGTTGGGGGGCTCAGAATGGAAGAAGGTCTCCATCATGACGGCCTTGGTAGTCCCTGGTGCTGTCTTCCTAATACTCTTTACCCTGAACATTCTCCTCTGGGTGGAGAAATCCTCTGGGGCTGTGCCATTCACCACCATGTTCGCACTGGTTTTCCTGTGGCTCGGAGTCTCTTTGCCGCTAACCTTCATCGGCAGCTTCCTCGGGTTTAACAAGCCTGTCATTGACAACCCGGTGAGGACAAACAAGATACCGCGGCCAATACCGGAGCAGCCATGGTACATGAATCCAGCGGTCTCGGTATTGATCGGAGGCATCCTGCCCTTTGGCGCGGTGTTCATGGAGCTCTTCTACATCCTGACAGCAATCTGGATTCACCAGTTCTATTACGCGTTCGGAATTGCGTTCCTCGTTTTCATCATCCTTATAGTGACCTGCGCAGAGATCTCCATTGTTCTCTGCTATTTCCAGCTGTGCAACGAGGATCatcggtggtggtggaggtccTACTTGACTTCTGGATCGTCAGCGTTGTACATGTTCATGTACACCACGTTCTATTTCTTCACCAAGCTGCAGATCACAAAGGCGACCCCGGGCATGCTCTACTTCGGCTACATGTTCATCTTGTCCTACGCCTTCTTCGTGCTAACTGGCACCATTGGCTTCTACGCCTGCTTGTGGTTCACCAGGCTCATATACTCTTCGGTGAAGATTGATTAG